One Caulobacter segnis genomic window carries:
- a CDS encoding glycoside hydrolase family 43 protein translates to MATLALVAALSVGSSSAASDGKGAEPGSNPLFRDRFTADPAPLVVGDRLFLYVGHDEAQRDEMFNMREWLVYSTTDMKTWTSYPPIMKATDFKWAKKDAWASQAIQKNGKFYFYAAVEHDSAHPGKAIGVAVSDKPTGPFVDARGSALITNEMTPKGTHSWEDIDPTVFTDDDGTTWIAWGNRQAYIAKLKPNMIEIDGPITEITPPHFEEGPWLHKRGGLYYLTYASLDRSTQRDEHVSYATAPSITGPWTYRGLLTGSGKYSFTIHPGIVEFKGAWYIFLHNADLAIGDQSGAIGRRAVTVERLHYNADGTLRPVVQTRAGVTAPP, encoded by the coding sequence TTGGCGACGCTTGCGCTGGTCGCGGCGCTATCGGTCGGCTCGTCGTCCGCGGCGAGCGACGGAAAGGGCGCCGAACCGGGCTCGAACCCACTCTTTCGGGACAGGTTCACCGCCGACCCCGCGCCTCTGGTCGTCGGCGATCGCCTGTTTCTCTACGTCGGCCACGACGAGGCCCAGCGCGACGAGATGTTCAACATGCGCGAGTGGCTGGTCTACTCGACGACGGACATGAAGACGTGGACGTCGTATCCGCCGATCATGAAGGCCACGGACTTCAAGTGGGCCAAGAAGGACGCCTGGGCGTCGCAGGCGATCCAGAAGAACGGCAAGTTCTACTTCTACGCCGCCGTCGAACACGACAGCGCCCATCCGGGCAAGGCGATCGGCGTGGCGGTCTCGGACAAGCCCACCGGTCCGTTCGTCGATGCGCGCGGGTCCGCCCTGATCACCAACGAAATGACGCCCAAGGGGACCCACAGCTGGGAAGACATCGATCCCACGGTGTTCACCGACGACGACGGGACCACGTGGATCGCCTGGGGCAATCGCCAAGCCTATATCGCCAAGCTCAAGCCGAACATGATCGAGATCGACGGTCCGATCACCGAGATCACCCCGCCGCATTTCGAGGAAGGGCCGTGGCTGCACAAGCGCGGCGGCCTGTACTACCTGACCTACGCCTCGCTCGACCGATCGACGCAGCGCGACGAGCACGTGTCCTACGCGACGGCGCCCTCCATCACCGGCCCCTGGACCTATCGCGGCCTGCTCACCGGATCGGGCAAGTACAGCTTCACGATCCATCCCGGCATCGTCGAGTTCAAGGGCGCCTGGTACATCTTCCTGCACAACGCGGACCTGGCGATCGGTGACCAGAGCGGCGCGATCGGACGCCGGGCCGTGACGGTCGAGCGCCTCCACTACAATGCCGACGGGACGCTTCGGCCCGTGGTCCAGACGCGAGCCGGGGTCACCGCGCCGCCCTGA
- the greA gene encoding transcription elongation factor GreA, which produces MEKVPMTVGGYQTLDEELKRLKTIERPAVIAAIAEARSHGDLSENAEYHAAKERQGWIEGQIAEIEDKIARAQVIDVSKLSGKQIKFGATVSVIDEDTEDEARYQIVGEHEADVKSGRISVSSPLSRAMIGKEVGEVVEVNTPGGVKAYEITKVEWL; this is translated from the coding sequence ATGGAAAAAGTGCCGATGACCGTCGGTGGGTATCAAACCCTCGACGAAGAACTGAAGCGTTTGAAGACCATCGAACGACCGGCCGTGATCGCCGCGATCGCGGAGGCGCGCTCGCACGGCGACCTGTCGGAAAACGCCGAGTACCATGCCGCGAAGGAGCGTCAGGGCTGGATCGAAGGCCAGATCGCCGAGATCGAGGACAAGATCGCGCGCGCCCAGGTGATCGACGTGTCGAAACTGTCCGGCAAGCAGATCAAGTTCGGCGCCACCGTCTCGGTGATCGACGAGGACACCGAGGACGAGGCTCGCTACCAGATCGTCGGCGAGCATGAGGCCGACGTGAAGTCGGGCCGCATCTCGGTCTCGTCGCCGCTGTCGCGCGCGATGATCGGCAAGGAGGTCGGCGAGGTGGTCGAGGTCAACACGCCCGGCGGCGTGAAGGCCTACGAGATCACCAAGGTGGAGTGGCTGTAA
- a CDS encoding methyl-accepting chemotaxis protein, whose amino-acid sequence MIGAFKRLSLAGKLMTAGGAALGALLIAGSLLITWQSGKAMRGLAERYAATVTAQTGQEIKNDLDDADAVVRASAGLFAASYEAGQRDRAQYLAQLKPISAASKTMLGGWLMFAPGALGDDAAVAGRADLGSTAQGRFIGYWVRNGDTLTAEQGEDNEFGEDFFKTSFDSGKPAILEPYRDNITDGGQTKYVLMTSITYPVIAGGKTVGVMGADLALDDIAGRLNALKPFDGGRAMLVSPGGLWVSHPEAALRMKAYADPGLDQIKAVIAGGGPTVIAGVKIGDKRAERLVAPVRLASGATWAVVVDVTEEALLAPARQLALGLAIGGLVLLLAALGVLAATSRKLIAKPLLTLRDTVRVMAEHRYDQPVAELERADEIGSIARSLETLRAELERAQALRDQQDALRQAADADRDRAAALTLSIDEQTAVVRQVGEALAAVAEGDLSRRIAGPFAPVYEPLRADFNRAVESLDQAIGEIAEAADAIGAASDTLSQSSTELARRTERQAQGLERAAGSLNAVTGAMGEVAGGADETRRLVASARTEADEGGSLVSESARTMGEIDASSRQIGDIVGLIDEIAFQTNLLALNAGVEAARAGEAGRGFAVVAQEVRALAQRSADSARQIKTLIGESNVRVEAGVAQVERTGAALHGVAGRMAGIDAAATRIASSVREQAQDLSAVNGEVAEIERFTQANLAMVENARVADQALAGQGARLMDLVGRFRLGRGAAARRAA is encoded by the coding sequence ATGATCGGAGCGTTCAAGCGGTTGTCGTTGGCTGGAAAGCTGATGACGGCGGGCGGCGCCGCGCTTGGCGCGCTGCTGATCGCGGGATCGCTGCTGATCACCTGGCAGAGCGGCAAGGCAATGCGCGGCCTGGCCGAGCGCTACGCCGCCACCGTGACCGCCCAGACCGGCCAGGAGATCAAGAACGACCTGGACGACGCCGACGCCGTCGTTCGGGCTTCGGCCGGCCTGTTCGCCGCGTCCTACGAGGCCGGCCAGCGCGACCGCGCCCAGTACCTGGCCCAGCTGAAGCCGATCTCGGCCGCGTCCAAGACCATGCTGGGCGGCTGGCTGATGTTCGCGCCCGGCGCGCTGGGCGACGACGCCGCCGTCGCCGGCCGCGCCGACCTGGGCTCGACGGCCCAGGGGCGCTTCATCGGCTACTGGGTGCGCAACGGCGACACCCTGACCGCCGAGCAGGGCGAGGACAACGAGTTCGGCGAGGACTTCTTCAAGACCAGTTTCGACAGCGGCAAGCCGGCGATCCTGGAGCCCTATCGCGACAACATCACCGACGGCGGCCAGACCAAGTACGTGCTGATGACCTCGATCACCTACCCGGTGATCGCGGGCGGCAAGACCGTGGGGGTCATGGGCGCCGACCTGGCGCTGGACGACATCGCCGGTCGCCTCAACGCCCTGAAGCCCTTCGACGGCGGCCGCGCCATGCTGGTCTCGCCCGGCGGCCTGTGGGTCTCGCACCCCGAGGCGGCGCTGCGCATGAAGGCCTATGCCGATCCGGGCCTGGACCAGATCAAGGCCGTGATCGCCGGCGGCGGGCCGACCGTGATCGCGGGCGTCAAGATCGGCGACAAGCGCGCCGAGCGCCTGGTGGCCCCGGTGCGGCTGGCCTCGGGCGCGACCTGGGCGGTGGTGGTCGACGTCACCGAGGAGGCCCTGCTGGCCCCCGCGCGGCAGCTGGCCCTGGGCCTGGCCATCGGCGGCCTGGTGCTGCTGCTGGCCGCCCTGGGCGTGCTGGCCGCGACCTCGCGCAAGCTGATCGCCAAGCCGCTGCTGACCCTGCGCGACACCGTACGGGTGATGGCCGAGCACCGCTACGACCAGCCGGTGGCCGAGCTGGAGCGCGCCGACGAGATCGGTTCGATCGCCCGCTCGCTGGAGACCCTGCGCGCCGAGCTGGAGCGAGCCCAGGCCCTGCGCGACCAGCAGGACGCCCTGCGCCAGGCCGCCGACGCCGACCGCGACCGCGCCGCCGCCCTGACCCTGTCGATCGACGAGCAGACCGCCGTGGTCCGCCAGGTGGGCGAGGCCCTGGCCGCCGTGGCCGAGGGCGACCTTTCCCGCCGCATCGCCGGTCCGTTCGCGCCGGTCTACGAGCCGCTGCGCGCAGACTTCAACCGCGCCGTCGAGAGCCTGGACCAGGCGATCGGCGAGATCGCCGAGGCCGCCGACGCGATCGGCGCGGCCAGCGACACCCTCTCGCAATCGTCCACCGAGCTGGCCCGTCGCACAGAGCGCCAGGCCCAGGGCCTGGAGCGCGCCGCAGGCTCGCTGAACGCCGTCACCGGCGCCATGGGCGAGGTCGCCGGCGGGGCCGACGAGACCCGTCGCCTGGTCGCTTCAGCGCGCACCGAGGCCGACGAAGGCGGGTCGCTGGTCAGCGAGTCCGCCCGCACCATGGGCGAGATCGACGCCTCTTCGCGCCAGATCGGCGACATCGTCGGCCTGATCGACGAGATCGCCTTCCAGACCAACCTGCTGGCCTTGAACGCCGGGGTCGAGGCGGCCCGGGCGGGCGAGGCCGGTCGCGGCTTCGCGGTGGTCGCCCAGGAAGTCCGGGCCCTGGCCCAGCGCTCGGCGGACTCGGCCCGGCAGATCAAGACCCTGATCGGCGAATCGAACGTCCGCGTCGAGGCGGGCGTGGCCCAGGTCGAGCGCACCGGCGCGGCCCTGCACGGCGTCGCCGGCCGCATGGCCGGCATCGACGCGGCCGCCACCCGCATCGCCTCGTCGGTCCGCGAACAGGCCCAGGACCTCTCGGCCGTCAACGGCGAGGTCGCCGAGATTGAGCGCTTCACGCAAGCGAACCTGGCCATGGTCGAGAACGCCCGCGTCGCCGACCAGGCCCTGGCCGGCCAGGGCGCGCGGCTGATGGACCTGGTCGGCCGCTTCCGGCTGGGACGGGGCGCTGCTGCTCGCCGCGCTGCATAA
- the pseG gene encoding UDP-2,4-diacetamido-2,4,6-trideoxy-beta-L-altropyranose hydrolase — protein sequence MTRILFICAAGPTVGGGHVMRSLTLARALEARGATCAFRTTPDVAKVLDAFAVGMARAKTDDDVDALVFDSYALAADDHRAIAKGRPSLVIDDLADRPLAADIVLDSGPARRAEDYAGLVPPDARLLLGPAFAPVRPAFAALRDEALARRARKGPVRRILVSLGLTDVGGITERVARLLRPLAGEAKLDLVLGGGAPSLPALWALAAEDPRLELHVDTQHMPQLALEADLAIGAGGSTTWERCVLALPTLTLLLADNQVAAARALEAAGVSPCLDVHAPDFETAFVRQVEALVASPDRRAALSTASATVCDGLGADRAAEAFLATL from the coding sequence ATGACCCGCATCCTCTTCATCTGCGCGGCCGGCCCCACGGTGGGCGGCGGCCATGTCATGCGGTCGCTGACCTTGGCCAGGGCGCTGGAGGCGCGCGGCGCGACCTGCGCGTTCCGGACGACGCCCGACGTCGCCAAGGTGCTGGACGCCTTCGCCGTCGGCATGGCCCGCGCCAAGACCGATGACGACGTCGACGCCCTGGTGTTCGACAGCTACGCCCTCGCCGCCGACGATCATCGCGCGATCGCCAAGGGTCGCCCCAGCCTGGTCATCGACGACCTGGCCGACCGGCCGCTGGCGGCCGACATCGTCCTGGACTCCGGCCCGGCGCGACGGGCCGAGGACTATGCCGGTCTCGTCCCGCCGGACGCCAGACTGCTGCTGGGTCCCGCCTTCGCCCCCGTGCGGCCCGCCTTCGCGGCCCTGCGCGACGAGGCCCTGGCCCGACGCGCGCGGAAAGGCCCCGTGCGGCGCATCCTGGTGTCGCTGGGCCTAACCGACGTCGGGGGGATCACCGAGCGGGTCGCCCGCCTGCTGCGGCCCCTCGCCGGCGAGGCCAAACTGGACCTCGTCCTGGGCGGCGGCGCGCCCAGCCTGCCGGCGCTGTGGGCCCTGGCGGCCGAGGACCCGCGCCTGGAGCTGCACGTCGACACCCAGCACATGCCGCAATTGGCCCTGGAGGCGGACCTGGCCATCGGGGCCGGCGGCTCGACCACCTGGGAGCGCTGCGTGCTGGCCCTGCCGACCCTGACCCTGCTGCTGGCCGACAACCAGGTCGCCGCCGCCCGCGCCCTGGAGGCGGCCGGCGTCTCGCCCTGCCTGGACGTCCACGCGCCGGACTTCGAGACCGCCTTCGTGCGCCAGGTCGAGGCGCTGGTGGCCAGCCCCGATCGCCGCGCGGCCCTGTCGACGGCCAGCGCCACCGTCTGCGACGGCCTGGGCGCGGACCGCGCGGCCGAAGCTTTTCTGGCGACCCTCTAG
- a CDS encoding VOC family protein, which translates to MKIVTSLSFKGECRQAFDFYAQVLGGKVTAAFPFGEGPPGGPPMDPQYKDWLMHAWLDVGDQSIMGADMPPEFAPNIDKPKNGFDVTYHTDDPAEARRVFDALSEGGKVGMPFAETFWSPGYGSLTDKFGIPWMINTTPKQG; encoded by the coding sequence ATGAAGATCGTCACCAGCCTCTCGTTCAAGGGCGAGTGCCGCCAGGCCTTCGACTTCTACGCCCAGGTGCTGGGCGGCAAGGTCACCGCCGCCTTCCCGTTCGGCGAGGGCCCGCCCGGCGGCCCGCCGATGGATCCCCAGTACAAGGACTGGCTGATGCACGCCTGGCTGGACGTCGGCGACCAGTCGATCATGGGCGCGGACATGCCGCCCGAGTTCGCCCCCAACATCGACAAGCCCAAGAACGGCTTCGACGTCACCTACCACACCGACGACCCGGCCGAGGCCCGCCGGGTGTTCGACGCCCTGTCCGAAGGCGGCAAGGTCGGCATGCCCTTCGCCGAGACCTTCTGGTCCCCGGGCTATGGCAGCCTGACCGACAAGTTCGGCATCCCGTGGATGATCAACACCACGCCCAAACAGGGGTGA
- a CDS encoding alpha/beta hydrolase, translated as MKDHRLARPGRRARPLVAALGAWVLALALGPAAEAQDSKMTPIPVPAQQNAIVLGTGTLPGATSPESWHRQYNSVFARNVTVATLTPFLPDPAKATGAAVIVAPGGGFRTLSMENEGWDVARALADKGVAAFVLKYRLNQTPPDMPGFERSMSEMFSATAQRPRPDPRAAIAGLAPQIADSRAAFALVRQRAAEWRIDPDRIGMVGFSAGAMLTLATTLAGEDAKPAFIGLIYGPLSPVVAPADAPPMFVALAADDPFFANSGVGLIDSWRSAKRPVEFHLYEQGGHGFGMYQKPTTSTGWFDAYVRWLGMHGLLKAKS; from the coding sequence ATGAAAGATCACCGTTTGGCGCGACCGGGTCGTCGGGCGCGGCCGCTCGTCGCCGCGCTGGGAGCCTGGGTTCTCGCCCTGGCGCTGGGCCCCGCGGCCGAGGCTCAAGACAGCAAGATGACGCCCATTCCCGTTCCCGCGCAGCAGAACGCGATCGTGCTGGGCACGGGGACCCTGCCGGGCGCGACCTCGCCGGAATCCTGGCATCGGCAGTACAACAGCGTCTTCGCCCGCAATGTCACCGTCGCGACCTTGACGCCCTTCCTGCCCGATCCGGCCAAGGCGACGGGGGCGGCGGTCATCGTCGCCCCGGGCGGCGGGTTTCGCACCCTGTCGATGGAAAACGAGGGCTGGGATGTCGCCCGCGCGCTGGCCGACAAGGGTGTGGCCGCCTTCGTGCTCAAATACCGGCTGAACCAGACGCCGCCGGACATGCCCGGCTTCGAGCGTTCGATGAGCGAGATGTTCTCGGCCACCGCGCAAAGGCCGCGACCCGATCCGCGGGCGGCGATCGCGGGTCTGGCGCCTCAGATCGCCGACTCGCGCGCGGCGTTCGCGCTCGTTCGCCAGCGGGCGGCGGAGTGGCGGATCGATCCCGATCGCATCGGCATGGTGGGCTTCTCCGCCGGCGCGATGCTGACCCTGGCGACGACCCTGGCGGGGGAAGACGCCAAGCCCGCCTTCATCGGCCTGATCTATGGGCCGCTTTCGCCCGTGGTCGCCCCGGCCGACGCCCCGCCGATGTTCGTCGCCCTGGCCGCCGACGATCCATTCTTCGCCAACAGCGGCGTGGGGCTGATCGACAGCTGGCGGTCCGCCAAGCGTCCGGTCGAGTTTCACCTCTACGAGCAAGGCGGGCATGGGTTCGGCATGTACCAGAAGCCCACGACCAGCACCGGCTGGTTCGACGCCTATGTGCGCTGGCTCGGCATGCACGGCTTGCTGAAGGCCAAGTCGTAG
- a CDS encoding alpha/beta fold hydrolase, whose protein sequence is MDPTRRTVMGGLAAASVSLAAAEPGVPAADRELRVPVKGGGLYVRVNGELNGPRPPLLCVHGGPGGALWQLFPALPLAKDRAVVLYDQLDSGRSDAPGDPANWTVDRFASEITAIRQALGIQRLHLLGHSWGGIVANRYAAGRPAGLNSLILQGAPLSDRGLKVSVDSLYAALPDGQGRILASGSPDDPAYALALKAFMRKHLARTSVRDVGMPYMAATPEDRGDALAMALTGGRIDGFDGVLKGFDDEPLLGRVAAPTQLLFGEFDIMTRAAETRLVGRLARGSLKEIPDAGHMIQFDQPDAWRAAVSAFLRANEA, encoded by the coding sequence ATGGATCCGACACGCAGGACCGTGATGGGTGGGCTTGCCGCCGCCTCCGTCTCACTCGCCGCCGCCGAGCCTGGCGTGCCCGCCGCCGACCGCGAGCTGCGCGTTCCGGTCAAGGGCGGCGGGCTCTACGTAAGGGTGAACGGCGAGCTGAATGGGCCGCGTCCGCCGCTGCTGTGCGTGCATGGCGGGCCCGGCGGGGCGCTATGGCAGCTGTTCCCGGCCCTGCCGTTGGCCAAGGACCGGGCGGTGGTGTTGTACGACCAGCTGGACAGCGGACGCTCCGACGCGCCGGGCGACCCGGCCAACTGGACCGTCGACCGCTTCGCCTCCGAAATCACGGCGATCCGCCAGGCCCTGGGGATCCAGCGCCTGCATCTTCTGGGACACAGCTGGGGCGGCATCGTCGCCAACCGCTATGCCGCCGGCCGGCCGGCGGGGCTGAACAGCCTGATCTTGCAGGGCGCGCCGCTGTCGGATCGCGGCCTGAAAGTCAGCGTCGACAGCCTGTACGCGGCCTTGCCCGACGGCCAGGGCCGTATCCTGGCCAGCGGATCGCCCGACGACCCAGCCTATGCCTTGGCGCTGAAGGCCTTCATGCGCAAGCATCTGGCTCGCACCTCGGTGCGCGACGTCGGCATGCCCTACATGGCCGCGACGCCGGAGGATCGCGGCGACGCCCTGGCCATGGCCCTGACGGGCGGTCGGATCGACGGCTTCGATGGCGTGCTGAAGGGCTTCGACGACGAGCCGCTGCTGGGCCGCGTCGCGGCGCCGACCCAGCTGCTGTTCGGCGAATTCGACATCATGACCCGGGCGGCCGAGACGAGACTGGTCGGCAGGCTCGCGCGAGGATCCCTGAAGGAGATCCCCGACGCGGGTCACATGATCCAGTTCGACCAGCCGGACGCCTGGCGCGCGGCGGTGTCGGCCTTCCTCCGCGCCAACGAGGCCTAG
- a CDS encoding glutathione S-transferase family protein produces the protein MIVVHHLNNSRSQRVLWLLEELGLPYEIKRYERDAKTMLAPPELKAIHPLGKSPVITDGDKVIAETGAIVEYILENYGDGRLIPAAGTPERLRHTYWLHYAEGSAMTPLLLKLVFTALPARAPGLMKGLVKSIAGKAQASFVDPQLKAHVDYWEAELSKSEWFAGSEMTGADIMMSFPLEAGAARGGASTRPHVKAFLAKIHARPAYQRALERGGPYAYA, from the coding sequence ATGATCGTAGTCCACCACCTGAACAACTCGCGCAGCCAGCGGGTGCTGTGGCTGCTGGAGGAGTTGGGTCTCCCCTACGAGATCAAGCGCTACGAGCGCGACGCCAAGACCATGCTGGCCCCGCCCGAGCTGAAGGCCATCCACCCGCTCGGCAAGTCGCCGGTGATCACCGACGGCGACAAGGTCATCGCCGAGACCGGGGCGATCGTGGAGTACATCCTGGAAAACTACGGCGACGGCCGGCTGATCCCGGCGGCGGGCACGCCCGAGCGCCTGCGCCATACCTACTGGCTGCACTACGCCGAGGGCTCGGCCATGACGCCGCTGCTGCTGAAGCTGGTCTTCACCGCCCTGCCCGCCCGCGCGCCCGGGCTGATGAAGGGCCTGGTCAAGTCGATCGCCGGCAAGGCCCAGGCCAGCTTCGTCGACCCGCAGCTGAAAGCCCATGTCGACTACTGGGAGGCCGAGCTTTCCAAGTCCGAATGGTTCGCCGGAAGCGAGATGACCGGGGCCGACATCATGATGAGCTTCCCGCTGGAGGCCGGCGCCGCGCGGGGCGGGGCCTCGACCCGTCCGCATGTGAAGGCGTTCCTGGCCAAGATCCACGCCCGCCCCGCCTACCAGCGCGCCCTCGAGCGCGGCGGGCCATACGCCTATGCATGA
- a CDS encoding mitochondrial fission ELM1 family protein: MTETPKLPLKVWAVSDGRAGIEAQVVGLSEALARLVPCEVTVKRVGWKGSIGRLPWWLNLLPKRWLTPESGVPTGKGDEWPDLWVAAGRATLPLSIRAKRWSGGRTHVIQIQDPRVPAHMFDLVIPPKHDRLTGDNVLPITGSPHRMTPARLETEYAAFKTLIDPLPRPRVAVLVGGKSKAFDLSSERAAQIAHSIQIPLEQEGGSLLMTFSRRTPEPARALMTARLRHLPGVIWNGEGPNPYFAFLAGADYILVTEDSANMATEAASTGKPVFVLKMDGSSLKFRLFHEELESLGAARPYGGAFHGWTYEPVNETDRAARAVLEKIGVAIPEPAVAAPVVEAMPKPKRKPRAKTLEADVEAPTESPAPKPRKPRAAKPKA; this comes from the coding sequence GTGACCGAAACTCCCAAGCTTCCCCTGAAGGTGTGGGCCGTGTCCGACGGCCGCGCCGGCATCGAGGCCCAGGTCGTGGGCCTGTCGGAAGCCCTGGCGCGCCTGGTCCCCTGCGAGGTCACGGTCAAGCGCGTCGGCTGGAAGGGCAGCATCGGCCGCCTGCCCTGGTGGCTGAACCTCCTGCCCAAGCGCTGGCTGACACCGGAAAGCGGCGTCCCGACCGGCAAGGGCGACGAATGGCCTGACCTCTGGGTCGCGGCCGGCCGCGCCACCCTGCCGCTGTCGATCCGGGCCAAGCGCTGGTCGGGCGGCCGGACCCATGTGATCCAGATCCAGGACCCGCGGGTTCCGGCCCACATGTTCGACCTGGTGATCCCGCCCAAGCACGACCGCCTGACCGGCGACAACGTGCTGCCGATCACCGGCTCGCCGCACCGGATGACGCCGGCGCGACTGGAAACCGAGTACGCGGCCTTCAAGACCCTGATCGATCCCCTGCCCCGCCCGCGCGTGGCTGTGCTGGTCGGCGGCAAGTCCAAGGCCTTCGACCTCTCCAGCGAGCGCGCCGCCCAGATCGCCCACTCGATCCAGATCCCGCTGGAGCAGGAGGGCGGCAGCCTGCTGATGACCTTCTCGCGGCGGACGCCCGAGCCGGCCCGCGCCCTGATGACCGCGCGCCTGCGTCACCTGCCGGGGGTGATCTGGAACGGTGAAGGCCCCAACCCCTACTTCGCCTTCCTGGCGGGCGCGGACTACATCCTCGTCACCGAGGACTCGGCCAACATGGCCACCGAGGCGGCCTCGACCGGCAAGCCCGTCTTCGTGCTGAAGATGGACGGCTCCAGCCTGAAGTTCCGGCTGTTCCACGAGGAGCTGGAAAGCCTGGGCGCGGCCCGCCCCTATGGCGGCGCCTTCCACGGCTGGACCTACGAACCGGTCAACGAGACCGACCGCGCCGCCCGGGCGGTGCTGGAGAAGATCGGGGTCGCGATCCCCGAGCCGGCTGTCGCGGCGCCGGTGGTCGAGGCGATGCCGAAGCCGAAGCGCAAGCCTCGGGCGAAGACGTTGGAAGCGGACGTCGAAGCGCCGACGGAATCCCCCGCGCCGAAGCCCCGGAAACCTCGCGCGGCTAAGCCGAAAGCCTGA
- a CDS encoding methyl-accepting chemotaxis protein has protein sequence MKLSFSNLDAQRAVGGKLIIILAWAMIPVVLAARLTVHGGVAGLLVASALTATGATLAWRFGGETSAGRSLVGVALMAQVSLLVAALGGHAWQSDMHMAYFAALALLVVYCDWVVIAAAAATVAVHHLGLSYLLPSAVFPGSASLGRVIVHAVILIVEAGALIAVTASVSSMFAVASNARAKAEAAVGEARAANDAAEDARRSEEETRVVNTAARERAEAQRDAAIAALGQALSHLARGDLTARLEQRFAEAYEPLRADYNTAADKLADALSVIEGRVDGVRAGSDQIADASVNLSRRTERQAASLEETAAAMDEITVTVGQTASGAKKAADVVARARDDIRRSGEVVQQAVTAMTAIEGSSQEITHIISVIDEIAFQTNLLALNAGVEAARAGDSGRGFAVVAQEVRALAQRSAEAAKEIKTLISTSSQQVEAGVGLVGRTGEALERIVSQIAEIDGLVSEIAASAQSQAHGLTQVNGAVNQMDQVLQENAGMVEQTSVATQTLTADAALLADLVGQFELPRGASQPVRRRA, from the coding sequence ATGAAGCTCTCGTTCTCGAACCTCGACGCCCAACGCGCGGTCGGCGGCAAGCTGATCATCATCCTGGCCTGGGCCATGATCCCGGTGGTGCTGGCCGCGCGCCTGACCGTGCACGGCGGCGTGGCGGGCCTGTTGGTCGCCTCGGCGCTGACGGCGACGGGCGCGACCCTGGCCTGGCGCTTCGGTGGCGAGACCTCGGCCGGCCGCTCGCTGGTGGGCGTGGCGCTGATGGCCCAGGTCTCGCTGCTGGTCGCCGCCCTGGGCGGTCACGCCTGGCAGAGCGACATGCACATGGCCTATTTCGCGGCCCTGGCCCTGCTGGTCGTCTATTGCGACTGGGTGGTCATCGCCGCCGCCGCCGCCACCGTGGCCGTGCACCACCTGGGCCTGTCCTACCTGCTGCCCAGCGCCGTGTTCCCCGGCTCGGCCAGCCTGGGCCGCGTGATCGTCCACGCCGTGATCCTGATCGTCGAGGCCGGCGCCCTGATCGCCGTCACCGCCAGCGTCAGCTCGATGTTCGCCGTGGCCTCCAACGCCCGCGCCAAGGCCGAGGCGGCCGTCGGCGAGGCCCGCGCCGCCAACGACGCCGCCGAGGACGCCCGCCGCTCGGAGGAAGAGACCCGCGTCGTCAACACCGCCGCCCGCGAACGGGCCGAGGCCCAGCGCGACGCGGCCATCGCCGCCCTCGGCCAGGCCCTGTCGCACCTGGCGCGCGGCGACCTGACCGCCCGCCTGGAGCAGCGCTTCGCCGAGGCTTACGAGCCCCTGCGCGCCGACTACAACACCGCCGCCGACAAGCTGGCCGACGCCCTGTCGGTGATCGAGGGCCGGGTCGACGGCGTGCGCGCCGGCTCCGACCAGATCGCCGACGCCTCGGTCAACCTCTCGCGCCGCACCGAGCGCCAGGCCGCCAGCCTGGAAGAGACCGCCGCGGCCATGGACGAGATCACCGTCACCGTTGGCCAGACCGCCTCGGGCGCCAAGAAGGCCGCCGACGTCGTGGCCCGCGCCCGCGACGACATCCGCCGTTCGGGCGAGGTGGTGCAGCAGGCCGTCACCGCCATGACCGCCATCGAGGGCTCCTCGCAGGAGATCACCCACATCATCTCGGTGATCGACGAGATCGCCTTCCAGACCAACCTGCTGGCCCTGAACGCCGGCGTCGAGGCCGCCCGCGCCGGTGACAGCGGCCGAGGTTTCGCCGTCGTCGCCCAGGAGGTCCGGGCCCTGGCCCAGCGGTCGGCCGAGGCCGCCAAGGAGATCAAGACCCTGATCTCGACCTCGTCCCAGCAGGTCGAGGCCGGCGTCGGCCTGGTCGGCCGCACCGGCGAGGCGCTGGAGCGGATCGTCTCGCAGATCGCCGAGATCGACGGCCTGGTCAGCGAGATCGCCGCCTCGGCCCAGAGCCAGGCCCACGGCCTGACCCAGGTGAACGGCGCGGTGAACCAGATGGACCAGGTGCTGCAGGAGAACGCCGGCATGGTCGAGCAGACCTCGGTGGCCACCCAGACCCTGACCGCCGACGCCGCCCTGCTGGCCGACCTGGTCGGCCAGTTCGAGCTGCCGCGCGGGGCCTCGCAGCCCGTCCGCCGCCGGGCCTAG